Sequence from the Leptospira dzoumogneensis genome:
TGGAAATTATTGCAGAGATAGATAAACTTCCTACATTCCCGGAAAACTTAAATCAGATCATGAGTCTGATCAATAAGCCTGATTCTTCCATCCAGCAGATCACGGAACAAGTCGGAAGGGACGTTTCCTTATCTACTAATATTTTAAAATTAGCGAACTCCGCTTCTTTTGCACAGGGAAGAAAGGTAGAAACATTAGAAGACGCGATCAAGTTGATCGGTCTATCAGAATTAAATAATATTCTTTTAAGCCTCGGAACTAAAAAGATCCTGGAAGAAAGATACAAAGAGTTCGAGCATATCTGGGAGATGTCCAGTCTTTCGGCTTATATTTGCAGAAGACTCGGAGAAAGAATGGGCTGGAAGAAAACATTCCTGACCAATCTGGTTTGTGCCGCTCTTCTTCATAATATAGGTCTTGTACTTTTACTTTCTTTAGAAGGGGATACGATCGAAAAGTTAACCGATATTTCCGGCAAAAAACTTTTACCTTCTACCCTAGGATTGGAAGAGGCTGCACTCGGTATCACACATACTTCTCTAGGAGGTATGATCTGTGAAAAATGGAATTTTTCGGATACTATCAAAGTCGCTGCCGAATACCACCATAGACCGTTGATGGCCAAAAAGGAATCCAGAGATGTTGTATTTGCGGTCTATTTATCCGATTGGATCATAGATTGTTTAGAAGGAAAAGCGGATCCCGCAGCAATTCACTGGGAAGTTCTTCAACATTTCGGTTTTAAAAAAGACGAGGAATGGCTGGAGTTCGGTAAGAAGGTTATAGAAGAATATAAAGCCTTCCAGAAATATTCTTAACCTACGAATCATTTATCAAAAGAAAAGGCGGGAAAGTTTCCCGCCTTTTAACCTTAGTCAATATATTCTGTACATTGGATTGATTCTTTTGCAACTTCCGTATATTGGGCCTTCGGATTGTCTCTTTGCCTCATTCGATCTATCGTATCCATTTTCCTACCTAGTCGGCTTATTCCGGAAATAAATCTTTTGAATTTTCCTTCCAGTACCCATTCCCCATCAAAGAATTCATATTCGTTTGAAACATGAACTCCTTTCATTAATTCGCCTTTGACGAAATTTCCTTTTTCGAGAGTGGCGCAATTCCGATAGATTCTTTTACCGAATCCGTTTTTACAATCCCCCGTTAGGCATATCCAACCGCTATCGTAGAAATTACCTTCTAAGGTTTTTCCATTGGCTAGGAAAATTTTACCCTTACCCTCCGGTTTATTTTCCTTCCATATAGCTTCAATTTTACTTCCGTTCTTGTAAAAGAAAGTCCCCTTCCCGTTGAGTTGGATATCTTCGTACTTGTCAATGCCGACTCCCCCTTCATAACGATCTCCTGGCTTTCCGGCAGAACCATGAATCGGGGAACCGATTGCATATCCATTAATATAGATATTAAACCATCTGCCTGTGCCGAATTCCACAGAACCTATTCCATCCGGTATACCATTCTTTAGCCCACCATTGTATTTATGCCCGTACTGGCTTATTACCGAACCTTCTTTTATAGCATTGCAAGCATCTCCATCCACACATTTCCACGGGACGGTTGCGCAATTGTTGGCCACAAACCAAAATATAGAGATAATTAGGATCGCTATTTTCTTTCCATTCATTCGGGATTCCTATAGTAAATTTAAATAAAGGATTTGAATATATACGTAATGCAAAACGTGGCAATGAAATTAAATTTCGTCGACATTGATTTAGAATATTAATTCTTGTAATAGCTTCTTAGGTCGTTGTGAAAAAAACTTTACAAGAGAGAGGAAGCTTCTAACTATTAACCTAAGTTTGCATATGATTGCCTGATTGTTTACAACCTTTTCCACAAAGGACCCTCGTATCGCGGGGGAGTTACATGAATTAGTCTTATTGACTACCTATAGTTATAGGTTTGGGCAAAATAAATGGACCAACAACCATCTTCGAATTTATCCGTATGGGATGCGGATAGAGAAAAAGAATTTATCAAAATTTCAGAGGATCTAGGCATCTCCGACCCGGTCCCTGCGAGAATTATAGGAGAACAAGGACAAGAGTTTCGACTCGAATTAGGAAGTATAAAAGAAGAAGGTACCGGGACATTAACGGGTGCACTTCGTTTTAATGCGGATTCTAGTTTGGATCTACCGGTCGCAGGAGATTGGGTCCTCATCACAAAATTAAGCGGAGAAGAATATCTAATCCATAAAGTCCTTCCTAGAAGAAGTTTACTCGTACGAAAAACCAAAGGAGAAACCTTAAAACCGGATCCGATCTGTGCGAACATGGATCGAATTTTTCTACTCCATGGTTTAGATGGGGACTTCCAACCAAGAAGATTGGAAAGAACTCTGGTACAGATCTGGGAAAGTAAGGCGACACCTGTAGTCGTACTTACCAAAAAAGATTTGTATTCGAATAGAGAAGAAGAGTTGAGGGAAAAGATCGACATCGTTCAAAAATCTTGTCCTGGTGTAAAAGTATTCTCTGTTTCCAATCATAAACAAGAAGGTTTGGAAGAACTGGAAACGTTTTGGAAAGATGGGTCTACCTCCGCTTTTATAGGATCTTCCGGGGTAGGTAAATCTTCTCTTCTCAATCTATTGATCGGGGAAAGGATCAGATCTGTAAACGAAGTCAGGGAATCCGATTCAAAAGGAAGACATACCACTACGAACAGATGGATGTTCCGTTTGGATTCCGGCGCTTGGATCTTGGACACTCCGGGTATGAGAGAGATCCAACTCTGGTCCGACGGCTCCGGTTTGGAAGAAACCTTTCCTGAAATTTTCGAGGCAGCGGAATATTGTAGATTCCAAGACTGCTCTCACATTAGTGAACCTGATTGCGGAGTAAAACTTGCTATCGACTCGGGAAAAATTTCGGAAGAAAGATTTAAAAGTTATCTGAAACTCAAAAGAGAATTGGAAAGGACAGCGAATTTAAGCGCTCCAAACTCGATTGAATTCAGAGAACAAAAAGCGAAGTGGAAATCCATCCACAAAGAACAAAAAAGGATGCAACAACAACGAGATCGAGAAAGGTATCGTTAGTTTTCGTAAGAGCAGGGGAGATTCTCCTCTGCTCTTCAATCGATCTGAAAAAGATCCACAATCTTATAAAAATCTTCTGCTTTTAATTCTTCCGGTCTTTTATCTAAGGAAATTCCTGCAGATTCTATACATTCTTTTAAGTTAGATCTTAAATTTTCTTCGGAGATGGGAAGAGGAAGACCATTCGGATAAAAAGAATCTAATGGAGCTTCTTTGATAGAAGAGCCTATCTTTTTTCTTTTCCCCCAAAATAAGGTCCTGCATAAAATTTCTAAAACTTGGTAGGATGTTTTTTTAGAAAATCTTCTGTTCGAGACGAATGTAAGAACGCTTGAATCCACATTAGGAGCGGGATAAAAACATCCAGCCTTGATCGTCTTTTTGCTTTGGAATTTTCCGTAAGCCCCCGCATAGATAGAAAGAGAGGAAATCTCTTTAGTGATCCTTTGTGCGAATTCTTTTTGGACTAAAAAAACTGCTCCCTGTAAATTCGGGAGTTTTTCCAAAGAAAGAAGTATGAGTTCTGAAGTGATATAATAAGGCAGATTACCGAATAGGAAACAGTTGCTATTCTCATGATCGGATAATGTTTCTCTTGCATCTCCTAAAATGATCTCTGTTCCGGGCAGGAACTCGTTTAGCCATTTATAATATACTGGATCGATCTCATACAATCTCAGTTTTTTTCCGAGTCCGTAAAGTATATGAGAAAGCGCTCCAAGACCGGGGCCGATTTCCAAGATCAGTTCCGATCTTTGTAGTAGTTCCGGTTCTGCGCTGGAGAATAAAGTTTTTACTGCGTTTGGATCTATTAGAAAGTTTTGTCCCCATTTTTTAAGAGGAGCGGAAGATCTTTCCGATAAAAATTCCCGGATCATATTTGGTTTATAAAACGGGTATTCCGGGGAGCTCATCACTTCCAATAAACTTCCAACCGGGAGCGATTCCAAGCTGTTTTCTAAATCGATTCCATTCTCTTGGATCTTCTTTGATCCCGAATCTTGGGACAATGAGTATGATCCCTTCTCCGATTTTTGTTTTGTTTGCTAATGTAAGAAGAGAGTCTTTTCCCACCTCGAATCGGATCAGTTTTTGGCCCGGATCCGGTAGATGAAATTCTGCTAATTTAGGAATTAAGATCCAATTCTCAAAACCTGAGACCTTTGGTTTTTCTTTTCCTCCATATTTTAGAGAGAGATTTTGATTTCTTTTCAAACATCCAGAGACCCAGTCTAGGCAGGATTCATGTTCTATATAGATCTCGGCGGTTTTAGAATTTCCACAGAATCTTTCCGGATCTTTTCCCAAGGACTTGTATAGGATTTTGGAACTGTATCTACATTTTCCAGCGAGAACCAATCTGTTTTTTTCTTGGATTAGGAATGTGAAACGATCTCCGAAAAATACATCCGGAAGTTTTATCCAAGTGGAAGAATTCGCTAGTAAAAATTGGAAACTGCAACAGGTACAGAATCCTAGAATCCAAATCTTCTTAAGGAGCACGGCTCTGCGGGTTTTGTGATCCACAGAATTAGAAAGATCTAATTCAAAAATTTCTACTTTTCCGGAAGGGAGGAATTTCCATAAGAATAAAAAACTTACAAATAAAAACCAGATCCCTAACCCGAAATACTTTGTGTTTCCTCTATAATAATGTATCCAATTCCAATCTGATTCTCCCCAATAGAGAGTTGTTTTTTCTAAAATTTCCAAAAGGAATAAAACGATTTGCCAGATAGGCTGCGCGAATATGGAGAGATACATCGACTCTAATACTAAAGAAAAATATAATAAAGGAAGTAAGATCCCGCAGATCGGAACTAATATCAGATTTAAACCGAGAGATCCGAAACTATAGCTCCCGAAATAGTAAATTAAAGAGGGTAAGGTTCCGATTCCTGCGGATAAGGAAACTAAAAGATTTTCTCTCCAAAATCCTATAAATCGATCCACGATCGTTTTGTCTTCCGGTACTGGAGGAAGGCATTTTTGGAAACATGGAAGTAAAAGTAAAATGCCGGAAACCGCTCCGAAGGAAAGTAAAAAGGAAACCCCAAAGGAGCGGACCGGATCCCAAAGATAAACAAGTCCGGCAGAAGAAATTAATAGATCTGCCGGTTTAGATCTTCTAAAAAACAAAGATTGTAGAAGTATCCAAGCGGAAAATATCCAAGCTCTTGCGAGAGAGATCGGAAATCCTAAGCAGGCTAAGTAAATTAGTCCGAATAATACCGGGAGAATTCTAGGAATATAATATCCTAAGAATGGAATTCGTTTCAATATTGCGAACATACATCCAATCAAAATTCCTAGATGTAAACCGGAAGCCGCGAATAAATGTAGAATTCCTCCTTCTCTAGCATTCTTCTTAAATACTTTATCTAAACCTTTTGCATCTCCTAAAACTAAACCTATGGAAATTTCTCTGGCTCTGCCTTCTATCTTTGCTCTGTCCAAGGTTTGATTGATTTTTATAGAGAATTCTTTTTTCCAAGAATTGGATTTTTCTAAAAAAGGAGCGGATCTTTTTGTGTAACCGCAAATTGCTAAAACAAAAAATAGGATCACTCCCCAGGAAAAACTCGGGATCTTTTTTCCGGAGAATAGGAGGGAGAAGAATATTATACTAATTGAATGTATTGCGGTCCATATTAGGACCAGATCCGTAAAGAAAACATCTAAGAATAAAGCGGATAGAAGTCCAAGAATTAGATAGGAAAATAAAGAGGAGGGGATCCAGTCCTGGTAGTTTTGTTTCAAGTATTCGCCCATACGAATACTTGTTTCGGGAAATTAGAATTGTGTGCGGAATTCTAATTCCGCTGCAAAATTTGACTTTAAACGGAAACTTTAGAGATCCCGATGCCTAGTTTTCCTCTTACATTATCTAAGATTTGAGAAGAAGCCTCTCTTGCTTTGTCGGATCCTTTTTTCATGACGGATCTTACATACGCAGGATCTGCTGCAATCTTCTCTCTTTCTTTTCTGTAAGGTCCGAAATAATCTAAGACAGTCTCTAATAATGCTTTTTTAAGATCTCCGTAGCCTGTTCCCGGATTTGTAAATCTGGATTGTAGATCTTTTTTGGCGGATCCATCTAAGAAAAGAGAATGGATCGCATATATTATACTTTTCTCATAATCTTTCGCCTCGTCCACTCCTGCAGAGTCGGTCACGATCCCCATTACTGATTTTTTTAACTTCTTCTCATCATCGAAAAAGTTGATCGTATTTCCGTAAGACTTGGACATTTTAGCGCCGTCCACTCCCGGCACGATCGCGGTCTCTTCGTCTATTTCAGGTTCGGGAAGTTTGAAAGTTTCTCCGTATTGGGAGTTAAACTTCTCCGCTATATCTCTTGCGTATTCCAAATGTTGTTTTTGGTCTTTTCCCACAGGCACCTTATCGCTGTTAAATGCGAGAATGTCTGCTGCCATTAATACCGGATAAAAGAAAAGTCCCCCGCTTGGAACGATCCCCTTAGCGACCTTGTCCTTATATGAATGAGCCAATTCCAATTTAGGAACTGTGATGGACATGCTCAAATACCAGGTAAGTTCGGTGACTTCCGGAACTTCTGATTGGATCCAGAATGCACATTTGTCCGGATCGATCCCTAATGCTAAAAAATCGCAAACAGCATCATAAGTATTTTCTGTTTGGTTTTTCGCGGAACTGAAGGTGGTTAGTGCGTGCAAATCAGCTACAAAACAAAATAGATCGGACTTGTTTTGGTAATCGACTAACTTGCGTATAACGGAGAAGTAATTTCCTAAATGTAATTTACCAGAAGGTTGTACCCCGGTCAATATCCTCATTGTTCCTCCGAGGAAGCGAATCGGTTTTGCGGATCGTCGAAAGTTTTTCCGGAAAGACGTTCATACTCTGCTTTTAAGGCGCTGAGTTCTGCATCCAACTTTCTGTGAGCGGTCAGTTTGTTTACGGTAAACTTGTCTTTATAGATGACCGCATAGTTAAATAATAACTGGGCCATATCCACAAAAACATATTCCAAAGTTTTACTATTCAAACGGTTTCCGGAAACCATCGTAGAATCATAATACGGTATAAATCGGTGAAGTACTTTCACTTCTTCCAATACTTTTTCTTTGGAAGCAAGGACTCTTTCGTTCAATTGTCCTTTGGCTTCATAATCTTTTGCTAATAGATGGTTCTCGACCAATACGTTGATCTTTTCGGCGAATTTTCCCATAAATGCGGAAGCTTCCGAAAGTAATCTTAATAAGTTTACCGTGATCTGGTCTTCTACGGATCCGCCGGAAGTGTTTTGGTTAAAATTGGAGAAGGTATACTGAAAGCTAGGATACTTCTTATTGAATGCATCCAATTGTCTGAGAAGATTATTGATCTCTTCTATCTCAGTTTTGAATAAACCAGGTTGGGTAACCAATACGTCCCTATTATGATTTTTGGTCCCAATCTTGACTGTCCCTTCTAAAATAGGAGTGTAACAAGATTGAAAGTCGCGAAGAAGTATATGGATCAGCTTATGAGGCATTCCTTTGTAGGAAGACTTGAACGCGGCCGAGTTCATATTCTCAGGCATATGATGGGCGAAATAATCGTCCACAACCCCGTTTAAGAAATCGAAAGAGATCTTTCCGTTATCATCTATTTTGAAATAACGTTGTCTTAAGCCGTGCAGCTCTTCTTTCTTATTCATTCTTGTCAGAATATCATCCGACAATTTGATCAATGTTGTTTCCACTTCTTTGGTGATATCGGGAGATCCTTGGAATTTGGTCTCGTTAATCGGAGGAACATTCAAAGAATCTAATATTTCTTCCCAGCCGATCACTTTTTTGTTGGAAACAACATAGAATGCTCGGATCGCGTCCGTAAGTTTAGGTCTTCCGTTTTCCAGATTTAATCCGTAATTCAATCCGGAGATGATGGAAGGAAGTTTTACGGATAATTTTTCGTCCTTCTTCACTAATTCAGGAACATGGCCTAGGATAATATCTCTGGCGTCGTTCCTGGAAAGATGGCGCGCGTAATACATCTGCATCTTCAAGGATCTGTTCAAGAAGATCTCCGGTGAAATTTCATCTATAAAAAGAGAGTCCAAAGAGATGAAATTATTAAAGAATTTATTAAAATTCAAGACCACATTATAAACTAAAGGTCTCCAATGTCTCCAGCCTTGGCTTTCCGCAAGTCTGAGAGCCTGTAATGTGGAGATGATCTGATCTTCTTTTAATGCTTTGAATAATCTCTCTACGGAAGGAGCGATCTTTGAATTTCTTCCTAAGAAACCGACTTCGACTGTTCCGGTGTCTTTTGCAAATTTCGTAATATTCGCATTTCCACCGAATAGGTTAGCGAGAAATCCGAGTCCTGCTCCGGCATCCTGTTGTTTTTTTACGGGCCTAGGTGCTGTCTTGGAAGAAGAGGAAGACTGAGATGTTTTAGAAGACTTGTCCTCTTCTTCCGGTCTTTTGCCTGATTCTTCTTTCTTCTTTTGTTCGAACTCTTCGTCGACTTTTTTCATCAAGTCGATTCGTATAAATATATCGTTCGATTTTTGTATGACTTCGTCTATCTTCTGTTGGTGTTCCGGAGAACGTGTCTTTCGATAGAGGTCTGCGAAAACCTTATGGGCGTCTGTGCGAGAAGTAGACAAACTTATTCCCTCTCGTTAAGCGGGTTCTCCACAATTTGCGCGTTTGCAGGTGCTCCGAAATTGAAGAGAGACGCAGGTAAACCTATACCTGTTTGGACTCCGGAAAAACTTACGGAGGTATATTCTCCGGTGGATCTGCTCTTCATTCTGAGAGAACGAGGAGTATTATCCGGACCTAAGGTGACTACGATCTCTTCGTAAGTCCTTGTCGCGGATTTTAGTCGAAGTGAACCTCCCACTGGAGTTACTTCTTCGTATCCGGAGAGTAGGCCGGCCATTCCGCCGGTCATACCTTTTACGTCTTGTTTTCCTACAATTCCTCTGGAAGGGGAATAAAACCAAAGATAACGTCCGTTGGAGGCAATCACCCTCCCATCGGAAAATTTCACATGTATATGATTCGGTTTTTGATAAGAGAGAGTTCCGGTGAGTTCGTTATTGATCGTAATACTCGCCCGAAAACTGGAAATTTCGGCCATCTTTCCGATGACGCCGCTTAACCTTTCCTTGCCAGGATCGGATAAAATAGAAGTGCCGCAGACCAGTAGAACTGCGGCACCCAAAAAGGATAATATACCCTTGGATGAAGCCATAATCGTTCCTACTATGGCTTCATTAGACGAAATTATCCAAGTACTTTTTTAAACTCGTCGGTCAGAGCCGGTACGACTTCAAAAAGGTCTCCTACGACTCCGTAGGTAGCTACTTTAAAGATTGGAGCGTCTCCATCCTTGTTAATAGCCACGATATACTTGGAAGAGCCCATTCCGGCCAAGTGCTGGATCGCTCCGGAAATTCCGCATGCGATATAGCAGTTCGGGGAAACGGTTTTACCAGTTTGACCCACTTGATGGCTATGAGAAATCCAGCCTGCATCGACCGCAGCACGGGAAGCTCCTAAAGCTGCGCCTAAAACGTCCGCCAAACCTTGGAGAACAGGCCAGTTTTCAGGTCCTTTAATTCCGCGTCCGCCGGATACGATGATAGAAGCTTCTGCCAATTGAACCTTGTTCCCGCCGCTTAGATCGGAAGAAACGATTTTAACTTTCGCGTCTCCTGCGGATGGACTTGCAGCTTCAGCAGCTCCTGCCCCGGCTTTTTGTACTACTTCTTGAGAGTTTGGACGAACAGTGAAGATAGCGATCGGGCTGGTAATTTTGAAATTACCGTATGCTTTTCCGGAATAGATCGGCTTCTTAGCCACTACTTTTCCGCCGTCTACTGAAAGACCTACTGCATCCGCTACGATCCCTGCTCCTACTTTTACAGCTACTCTTGGAGAATAATCTTTTCCTTGAGAAGTGTGAGGAACTAAAACTACAGAAGGATTTTTTTCCTTAATAACTCCGGCTACTAAATTCGCCCAAGTTTCTGCGTTGAAGTCTCCTGCATTTACGGTAACTATGCTGTCTGCTCCGACTGCTCCCAGGTCTCCTGCGAATTTTTCAACTCCGGATCCGATGAGAAGAGCGGTAACTTTTCCTCCGAGTGCGTCCGCAATTTTGCGGCCAGCGGAAGTGATTTCTTTGGAGATCTTTTTGAGTTCTCCGTTTTTGAGTTCGCCTACGATTAAAACGTTGCTCACGGGTGTTCTCCTTAGATAACCTTAGCTTCTTCGCGAAGAGCTTTAACAAGTTGCTCTGCGAAACCTTTTGCGTCAGCTGCTTCCAGCTTACGACCAGGAATACGAGGTGGAGGCGGCTCCAATCCTACTACTTCAATCTTGCTTGCAGGATTTCCTAAATCTGCAGGCGTTTTGGTTTCGATAGGCTTCTTCTTAGCTGCCATCAAACCTTTCAAGTTAGGATAACGAGGTTCGTTTAATCCTTTTTGAGCAGTGATTGCTACTGGTAGGCTGGTTTCCACAACTTGGGTTCCACCTTCTACCTCTTTAGTAGCTTTTACGGAAGTTCCGCTGATCTCTAAACTAACTGCGAAAGAAATATGAGCGATTCCTAATCCTTCTGCAACTTGGATCACTACTTGGGAACTATCGCTATCGATAGATTGGCGTCCGCCGATGATAATATCTGCATTTTCAGCTTTCGCGAAATTTGCGATCAATTCTGCGGTTAAAACGGTGTCGAAAGGAACGTAATTGTCCACTTTGATCTGAACGGCACGGTCCGCTCCCATTGCGTATGCTTGGCGTAAAGACTCTTGAACGCGATCTGGTCCTAGAGAGACTGCAATAACCTCTCCACCATTTTTTTCACGTAATCTAAGTCCTTCTTCAATTGCGAATTCGTCGTACGGAGAGATAATCCATTTAATTCCGGCTTCATTGATGGACTTGTCCCCGACTTTGATATTCGTTTCGGTGTCAGGCACCTGTTTCACTAAAACGATGATCTTCATGAACTTTCGTTCTCCAAATAAATAGGGCTATAAACACGAAATTTCTGAAAAGCTTGAATGCAAACTACTTTTTTGCACGTATTCGGGAAATCTAGCCTATCGAAACAGAATGAGTGTTCTGCTCCAAAAATAGATCCAAAATAATCCTAAAATGATAACCAACACATTCGCATCCGATTGAAGGAAGAAGGTTAGGCCCCAGAAAAACGGTAAAAGGAAAAAGCTGATCAGAAATAAGAACCAGATCCAAGACTTTCCGCTAAAAGGGGTAGCGAATGAGGCCTCGATCTCCGAGCGGATCTCTTCTAAACTTTTGGGAAATTTTCCTAGATTGCGGATCGCTAGAACCAAGGCGAGAAGGCAAATCAAAGTTAATACGACAGAATACAGCATGTTGATCCTCGTTCAGGGAATTCTAGATAATTGCAGGGACTTTAAAACAACTTGTCTGTCCTTTTTGGTATGGAATCTGATCTGTACATCGTCTGTTTCCGGATTTTCCACCGAGAATTCGATCCTCATCTTCTTGGAATCTCCGATTCCCGGAGATTCAGGAAAGATCATAGAAGTAGATTGATTAGCAGTTACACTGAAGGTTGCTTGGTCTAGGATTTCTCCTTCGAATTCAGCCCGAAACCTTCCCTTAGGATCTTTTGGAATATAATGATCGTAAGCTTTCAATTCTTCGTAAATAGTCGGTTGGTTCTTACGTTCCGATTTTACCGTCTTTAACTTATACGTAAATTGAGAAGAGTCTATAAAGATCGATTTCTTATCCTGGGCCGATGTGGAACTTGCTCCTAGTTTATAAACCTGTAAGAATATTCCTCTATATATAAGTGTATCCGGATAACGATTTACGGTATCTATAGGATAATTTCCTTCCAAGCTGATCTTATCTACTTTTTCTAAAGTAACAGGCCCGTCTTCCAAATTGAAGTCTTCATCGATCAGGTATATATTCCAGCCGGATTCGATGAGTTTATTCGCTTTTTCTAAAAAAGGACGGGTCTTGCGGATGAGATATGTTTCCTTTCCGCTTAAATAGTGAAGAGGGCTGGCAAGGTCCTGTTTTTTAGTAAAATAAATCGCCTTTTCACTTGGAAGAGAGGTCGATAGTCTTTCGAATTCTTCCGAGTAGCCGGATAACATTCTTTCAAAGAATATTAATCTGTCTCTGTTATATAGATGATATATATAACCTGCAATAATTACGACGATTAGCGCCGATCTAATTGTTTGTTTTTTGATCGGTAACGAATATAGACCGACGACTCCCATGATACATGCGAATGGAATAGGAAATAATACCCAACGCCTAGATGCCCAGAAATGATCTGGGTAAATACTCGGATCGTAAAAGTAAACGAAGGATAGAAGGGTCCCTAATAATAGAAACACCAAAGAACCGGAAAACTGTTTTCGAAATACTAGTAGATCGTATCCTCTAATTCCGAATAATACCAGGATCAAAGGAACATACAATAAAAAGAATAGGAATCCGTTCTTTCTAAAATATGCAAAATCGCTGATTGTATCCGTATTGCTAATTACGGGTTGGATAGAATGCCCAAATGCAATTAACGTAAAGAAGAAGCAGAAAGAAATAATTCTCAGCAGAGTTTTATTCTTCAGGATCGCATTCTTAAACAATTCGATCGATTGTTTTCCAGTCTTTAAATTGGAAAAGAATAATAAAGCGGATAACAAGATAGAAGAAAAAATACAGAATAATGTTAGTTTTAATAACTGATTACTTTTCCATAGATCGATTATGTAAGGTTTGGAATTGATATAGCCGTAGAGAACTCCCAAAATTGAAATGGCAGAATATCCCAAGAGAAAGTTTAAACCTTTTTGAAGAGATCTCTTTCTTAAAAATAATAAATAACCTACGAAGATCACAATCGCAGGAAAATAAATTAAACTATCTATCCTGTTGAAGCTGCTTAGCCCTAATATACCGCCTGCAAAAACCATCCATCCTTTGTGTTTATGGAAAAAATAAAGAGCTAAATACGAAGAGAATAAGATCAATAATTGACCTAATGGTTCTGATAAAGTTGTTCTTACGTTCCAGAGTTGGGCCGGATTGAATGCGCAGAAAAAGACTGCGACCAATGCTCCCCAAGGCCCAATCCATTTTTTCACGATCAAAAATATAAATACTAAGGATAATACTCCAAATATCGAATTCACTCGGAACATCGCATCTAACCCGAATAAATCGACGGATAAGGCTAAATAAGTAGGGAAGAGAGGATAGAAGCGTGGAGAAAGAGAGCCGATTGGGACCAATGGAGAATGATCGGATTCGATTGCAGGATACCCTTGGATGATATTATTCCCTAAAATTTGGGTCAGCTCCTGGTAACGGAAATTGTTAAAATTTAGACCTCCCGTTTTCTGGATCTGACTTCCAAAAACTATATAAACTCCATGGTCTCTATCTCCCTTAATATACTCGATAGGAAAAAGAGAATAC
This genomic interval carries:
- a CDS encoding LolA family protein, coding for MASSKGILSFLGAAVLLVCGTSILSDPGKERLSGVIGKMAEISSFRASITINNELTGTLSYQKPNHIHVKFSDGRVIASNGRYLWFYSPSRGIVGKQDVKGMTGGMAGLLSGYEEVTPVGGSLRLKSATRTYEEIVVTLGPDNTPRSLRMKSRSTGEYTSVSFSGVQTGIGLPASLFNFGAPANAQIVENPLNERE
- a CDS encoding electron transfer flavoprotein subunit alpha/FixB family protein, translated to MSNVLIVGELKNGELKKISKEITSAGRKIADALGGKVTALLIGSGVEKFAGDLGAVGADSIVTVNAGDFNAETWANLVAGVIKEKNPSVVLVPHTSQGKDYSPRVAVKVGAGIVADAVGLSVDGGKVVAKKPIYSGKAYGNFKITSPIAIFTVRPNSQEVVQKAGAGAAEAASPSAGDAKVKIVSSDLSGGNKVQLAEASIIVSGGRGIKGPENWPVLQGLADVLGAALGASRAAVDAGWISHSHQVGQTGKTVSPNCYIACGISGAIQHLAGMGSSKYIVAINKDGDAPIFKVATYGVVGDLFEVVPALTDEFKKVLG
- a CDS encoding electron transfer flavoprotein subunit beta/FixA family protein, yielding MKIIVLVKQVPDTETNIKVGDKSINEAGIKWIISPYDEFAIEEGLRLREKNGGEVIAVSLGPDRVQESLRQAYAMGADRAVQIKVDNYVPFDTVLTAELIANFAKAENADIIIGGRQSIDSDSSQVVIQVAEGLGIAHISFAVSLEISGTSVKATKEVEGGTQVVETSLPVAITAQKGLNEPRYPNLKGLMAAKKKPIETKTPADLGNPASKIEVVGLEPPPPRIPGRKLEAADAKGFAEQLVKALREEAKVI
- a CDS encoding LIC10362 family protein — encoded protein: MLYSVVLTLICLLALVLAIRNLGKFPKSLEEIRSEIEASFATPFSGKSWIWFLFLISFFLLPFFWGLTFFLQSDANVLVIILGLFWIYFWSRTLILFR
- a CDS encoding glycosyltransferase family 39 protein yields the protein MISLVNFLFFLGIILNTYFISVILHKKGLPQPLSRNLVSLTLSILIAGSISLLLVSFESYKILSVTLIQLLASGSFIGYIFFHKIDLLLNPISGWDKSGNLFTNIILVLLLLSAGAMYSLFPIEYIKGDRDHGVYIVFGSQIQKTGGLNFNNFRYQELTQILGNNIIQGYPAIESDHSPLVPIGSLSPRFYPLFPTYLALSVDLFGLDAMFRVNSIFGVLSLVFIFLIVKKWIGPWGALVAVFFCAFNPAQLWNVRTTLSEPLGQLLILFSSYLALYFFHKHKGWMVFAGGILGLSSFNRIDSLIYFPAIVIFVGYLLFLRKRSLQKGLNFLLGYSAISILGVLYGYINSKPYIIDLWKSNQLLKLTLFCIFSSILLSALLFFSNLKTGKQSIELFKNAILKNKTLLRIISFCFFFTLIAFGHSIQPVISNTDTISDFAYFRKNGFLFFLLYVPLILVLFGIRGYDLLVFRKQFSGSLVFLLLGTLLSFVYFYDPSIYPDHFWASRRWVLFPIPFACIMGVVGLYSLPIKKQTIRSALIVVIIAGYIYHLYNRDRLIFFERMLSGYSEEFERLSTSLPSEKAIYFTKKQDLASPLHYLSGKETYLIRKTRPFLEKANKLIESGWNIYLIDEDFNLEDGPVTLEKVDKISLEGNYPIDTVNRYPDTLIYRGIFLQVYKLGASSTSAQDKKSIFIDSSQFTYKLKTVKSERKNQPTIYEELKAYDHYIPKDPKGRFRAEFEGEILDQATFSVTANQSTSMIFPESPGIGDSKKMRIEFSVENPETDDVQIRFHTKKDRQVVLKSLQLSRIP